The nucleotide sequence GTGGACCTCGCCCTCGCCTACCACTTCGACGGCCCGCTCCCCGTCGGACCGGGCGCCGGCTCCAGCCTGGAGTGGACACCACTCATGGAAGACCCCCTGCACGTGGTCCTGCCTCAGGGGCACCGGCTCGCCGACCACGACGCGCTCGACCTCACCGATCTGGCGACCGACCCCTGGGTGCTCGGCTGCCTGAAGACCGAGGCATACCTGCGCCGCTTCGCCGAGCACGCCCGCTTCGATCCGGAGATCCGCGGGACCACCACCGACTACTTCTTCGCCCGCTCCCTCGTCGCGGCAGGCATGGGCATCTCCCTGATCCCCTCCATCGCACTCGCTCCCGAGATCCCGGGCCTCAGCACCGTCCCGATCAAGTCGCCGGGCCCGGTCCGGCACATCGGCGTCGCCACGATCGGCGGCCGCGACCGGCCCCACGTCACGACGCTCGTTCACGCCCTTCGCGAGCAGGCGATGCGGCACCACGGACATTGATCCGCCACGGGTCCGCCGAACGCCGAGCGGGCGGTGTTCCCCTGACATTCGTCCACTGGACCTGGACGCCGGAGGTCATCGATCACGACCTCCGACGTCAGGTGTCAGGTGTCAGGTGTCAGGTGTCAGACGTTGACGATCCGCCAGCGTTCTTCGTCCGCGTTCTTCCACGGCCGGGTGACGACCTGGTAGTCCTGGGAGGGCAGTTCGTAGGCGTCGAGGTAGCGGCTGTTGCTGGCCTCCTGGATCGTGTAGGTGCCGTTGGTGGACGGCAGGATGACCCAGGCCTGGGTCGGGTCGTTCTCGGCGGTGCGGGTGACGACCCGGAAGTCGTCGCCGGAACCCTGGTAGGCATCGAGGTAGCGGCCGTTGCTCATCTGCTGGATCGTCGAGAGGCCGTTGCTCAGATCGGTCAGCAGCCAGTGCTGTGTGCTGTTGTTCTGGAACGGGCGGGTCACCACCCGGTAGTCGAGACTGTCGATCTCGTGCGCGTCCAGGAAGCGGTTCGTGTCCGCCTGGGTGATGGTGACGACCCGCTGGGCCACGATCGTCGGCGCGGCAGCGGGCGCGGCCTGGGCGACGCCGGCCGGGGCCAGCAGTGCGGCGGCGGCCAGCGCCGCGGTCAGTGCGGCGCCTCCCCGGGCTCTTCGTCCGCGACGGCTGCGGTCCGCCCGCGGCGCCTCCTTCGGTCCCGTCCTGCCGGCCGCCGTCTTCGCCCGCGTCGCCGCTGTCTCTTCCATCCTCGGCTCTTCCATCCCCGTGTCTCCGTAGCTCGTGGTCGTTGTGTCCACGAACGAGAGTGCCGCTCGTGTCCGCGCACGGCGTGAGTAGCCGTTACTCAGCCCTGCGGACGGGCGGGAGGCGGGTGCTGTCCCAGGGTTCGGGCGAGCTCGCGGCGGGTGGTGACGCCGAGCTTGGCGTAGGCACGGTGGAGGTGGTTGTCGACCGTGCGGACCGAAAGAGTGAGGGCGCGGGCGATGTCGAGGCTGGCGTTGCCGACCGCCGCGAGCAGGGCGATCTCGCGCTCGCGGGCGGTGAGTGCCGCGACGGCGCGGGCGGTCATCAGCAGGGGGGTGCGCGCGCCCTCGCAGCGGGCCTCCGCGGTGGCGGCTCTGCGCGCGGCGGCCGCGGCCCGGCGGGGTTCGCGGTCCCGGTGCCAGGCGGCAGCGGCGGCGGTCGCCGCCTCGGCGGTGAGCAGGTCGGCGCCGACGGCCTCGCACGCGTCGGCGGCCCGCAGCAGCCGTTCAGGGTGGTCGGCGGCGAGCGCCCGGGCCAGTTGTGCGCGGGCCGGGAGGAGTTCGCCGTCGCAGGCGCGTGCCAGCTCGGTGAGCCGGCCCGCGACCCGGCGGGCTCCGCCGAGCCGGGCCACATCGGTCAGCAGCAGCGCCTCTCCGGTTGCGTGGCCGGTGACCCGGGCGGTGCGGGCGGCGGCCATGAGCACCGTGCGGGCCTCGCCCAGCTCTCCTCTGGCGGCCAGCAGCCAGGCCTGGCCGAGGCGTTCCTCGCCGGCGGACAGCAGGCCCGGCTCGGGAAGGGGTAACTCCCCCAGTTCCGCCAACGCCACCTCGGCCGCCTCGAGTTCGCCCTGTACGGCCGCGCAGGCTGCGAGCCCGGCGAGGACCGGGCGCAGGGCCATGGCGTGGTCGAAGGTTCGAGCCAGCGCCGCGGCCTCGGCCCACCAGCGGCGTGCGGTCACCGGCCGACCCGACAGCCATTCCGTGCGGCCGAGGAGGACCGCGACCCACACGCGCACCACCGAGTCGGCGACGACGAGTTCGGCGTAGGCCGCTTCACCGGTCCGGCGGGCTTCGGCAGGCCGGCCGGCCTCGGTGAGCGCGAGGACGAGCGGGATGCGCTGGAAGGCGGGATGAGAGGCCAAGGCCTTCTCGTCGACCCGGCGGTGCACGGCGTGGGCACGCTCCGCCCAGACGACCGCCTCGTGGGTACGGCCGACGAGAGCCAGGCCGGCGGGCTTCATCCAGGCGCCGCGCAGCCAGGCGTCGATGTCGGAAGCATCGTCGACATCCGTCTCCAGGTCCTCCAGCAGGGTCAGCCCCTGGGCGGGCAACCCGGCCACGATCCGCATGAAACCCTCGTTGATCTTGAGTTTGCGGCGGTCCACCGGGTTGGTGATCCTGGCCAGAGCCGCGTCGTTGGCGGCGAGCGCCTCGGCGACGGGGGCGTTGCTCCACAGCAGGTTCGTCGTACGGACCAGGGCGACCGCCAGCGTCTCGCGTTCGCCGTCGGCGAGCCGGTCGGCGCGGGCGAGCACCTTCTCGGCATCCGCCCATCGGCCCATCTCGAAGAAGGCGTCGCCGAGCATCGAGCGGGTGGCGGTGGTGTGGTGGTCCTCGGGCACGGCCTGGAGGAGCGCCACGGCCTGGGCATAGTCGTGGGAGTGTCGGGCGAGCACCGCGGCCCGGGTGAGCAGCGCCGGGTCGGCGGTGCCGGTGGCCGCCAGCCGCCAGGTGGCGATCCGCAGCGGGTCGCCGCGCCGACGGGCACCACGGGCCTCGGTGCGCGCCGCCTGGTCCAGCAGCAGGGCCCGGCGGCGCAGCACGGGCACTCCCGCCCGCAGGACCTCTCCGTACAGAGGGTGGGCCAAGGACACGGTGGTGCGTCTGCGGTCCTGGGCGACACGGATCAGCCCGGCCCCCTCCAAGGCCGCCACCGTGTGCGGCGCGGCGACGGACTCGGCGTCGGCGAGCGGCAACGGCTCGCACAGCGCCAGCAGCTCCAGGACGGTCCGTCCGGCGAGGCCGACGCCTGTCAGCCGCGCGCCGATCACCTCGGCCAGTCGGGCAGTGCCG is from Streptomyces asoensis and encodes:
- a CDS encoding LysR family transcriptional regulator — encoded protein: MIDVQRLRVLRAVAEHGSFNQAAAALRLTPSAVSQQVAALERSLGTQVVARSTRGVTLTQAGRIMVGAAESVAAALEHAQQQVAALSTGRTQLTVATFTSGGRLLLPAALTQLMEARPRTVLHVREGEPEDTLPLVRQGAVDLALAYHFDGPLPVGPGAGSSLEWTPLMEDPLHVVLPQGHRLADHDALDLTDLATDPWVLGCLKTEAYLRRFAEHARFDPEIRGTTTDYFFARSLVAAGMGISLIPSIALAPEIPGLSTVPIKSPGPVRHIGVATIGGRDRPHVTTLVHALREQAMRHHGH
- a CDS encoding RICIN domain-containing protein, encoding MEETAATRAKTAAGRTGPKEAPRADRSRRGRRARGGAALTAALAAAALLAPAGVAQAAPAAAPTIVAQRVVTITQADTNRFLDAHEIDSLDYRVVTRPFQNNSTQHWLLTDLSNGLSTIQQMSNGRYLDAYQGSGDDFRVVTRTAENDPTQAWVILPSTNGTYTIQEASNSRYLDAYELPSQDYQVVTRPWKNADEERWRIVNV
- a CDS encoding LuxR C-terminal-related transcriptional regulator — its product is MGRERELKEFVAVSQDRRCRGFLVCGAAGVGKSRLAEECVEWAAASGFRVGRATASAAAAAVPLGAIAHLLPAGVDLADPVAGFAAVAERLAAGQEDRLRVLFVDDLHWLDSSSAVLLRQLMDAGAVQLLGTVRTGEPYGEAVAALTGGDSVRRVDLGVLNSARIGELLAAALGRPVARHTVHELTAASGGNVLYLRELVLGALAAGDLTEDGEIWQLREGRLSGTARLAEVIGARLTGVGLAGRTVLELLALCEPLPLADAESVAAPHTVAALEGAGLIRVAQDRRRTTVSLAHPLYGEVLRAGVPVLRRRALLLDQAARTEARGARRRGDPLRIATWRLAATGTADPALLTRAAVLARHSHDYAQAVALLQAVPEDHHTTATRSMLGDAFFEMGRWADAEKVLARADRLADGERETLAVALVRTTNLLWSNAPVAEALAANDAALARITNPVDRRKLKINEGFMRIVAGLPAQGLTLLEDLETDVDDASDIDAWLRGAWMKPAGLALVGRTHEAVVWAERAHAVHRRVDEKALASHPAFQRIPLVLALTEAGRPAEARRTGEAAYAELVVADSVVRVWVAVLLGRTEWLSGRPVTARRWWAEAAALARTFDHAMALRPVLAGLAACAAVQGELEAAEVALAELGELPLPEPGLLSAGEERLGQAWLLAARGELGEARTVLMAAARTARVTGHATGEALLLTDVARLGGARRVAGRLTELARACDGELLPARAQLARALAADHPERLLRAADACEAVGADLLTAEAATAAAAAWHRDREPRRAAAAARRAATAEARCEGARTPLLMTARAVAALTAREREIALLAAVGNASLDIARALTLSVRTVDNHLHRAYAKLGVTTRRELARTLGQHPPPARPQG